One segment of Desulfonatronum thiosulfatophilum DNA contains the following:
- a CDS encoding ABC transporter substrate-binding protein: protein MKRILLLAVCLVLFFPSNQARAEPSGQKTLVIGRSADSVTLDPALAPDRESSKVVAHIFETLVRAEDEGSRIEPGLALRWESSPDRTEWFFHLRPGVFFHDQTPFNAQAVIFSLARQIDPSHPHHLSHSILEAGIRDNIRSVDEIDELTVRIVLESPRGNFLSSLSSTKASIVSPTAVRQTGAAFARNPVGTGPFKFLQWQPDGTIILASHEDYWDGRANLDRIVYRTIPDNLERHLAFQGGHIHVLDGVLPGDVPRLLRLPRTRILAHPGMNVAFMAMNVNKPPLDRVEVRRAVNHAVNKADLVKYLYQGFADPAGTLLPPTMFGHHAQISDYAYDPQRARRLLAEVGLPDGFRTTLWVMSSARPYLPQPVEAARLIRAGLAEVGIEAEIKILDWSSYLESIVTGQHDICLLGWNAQTADPYHLLETNLGPLNTQPGRATNITFWRSDRMGALLDKFRHDMELPEQEALLHAIQEFVMEQAPLVPLAHAQTILAVRDDVSGLVLQPNNLLRLHRADLD from the coding sequence GTGAAACGGATCCTGCTCCTTGCCGTCTGCCTGGTGCTGTTTTTTCCATCGAACCAGGCCCGGGCTGAACCATCGGGGCAAAAGACGCTGGTCATCGGTCGCAGTGCGGACTCGGTCACCCTGGACCCCGCCCTTGCTCCGGACAGGGAGTCCAGCAAAGTGGTCGCCCATATTTTCGAAACCCTGGTCCGAGCCGAAGACGAAGGCTCTCGGATTGAGCCCGGACTGGCTCTTCGTTGGGAGTCCTCACCGGACCGGACCGAATGGTTTTTTCATCTCCGCCCCGGTGTTTTCTTTCACGACCAGACCCCGTTCAATGCCCAGGCCGTAATCTTTTCCCTGGCTCGGCAGATCGATCCATCCCATCCGCACCATCTTTCCCACTCCATACTTGAAGCAGGGATTCGGGATAACATCCGTTCCGTGGACGAAATCGACGAGCTCACCGTGCGCATCGTGCTCGAATCACCCCGCGGCAATTTCTTGAGCAGTCTGAGTTCCACCAAGGCATCCATCGTCAGTCCGACCGCGGTCCGGCAGACCGGGGCCGCCTTCGCCCGAAACCCAGTGGGTACGGGTCCGTTCAAGTTTCTCCAGTGGCAGCCGGATGGAACCATTATTCTCGCAAGCCACGAAGACTACTGGGATGGACGAGCCAATCTGGATCGCATTGTCTACCGCACCATTCCGGACAACCTGGAGCGCCACTTGGCTTTTCAGGGCGGGCATATTCACGTTCTGGACGGCGTCCTTCCCGGCGACGTGCCCCGCCTGCTTCGGCTGCCGCGAACCCGGATTCTGGCTCATCCCGGAATGAACGTGGCCTTCATGGCCATGAACGTGAACAAACCGCCCCTGGACCGGGTCGAGGTCCGTCGGGCGGTGAATCATGCCGTGAACAAGGCGGACCTGGTGAAATATCTCTATCAGGGATTCGCCGATCCGGCCGGTACGCTCCTGCCTCCGACCATGTTCGGACACCATGCGCAAATAAGTGACTATGCCTACGATCCGCAAAGGGCCAGGAGGCTTCTGGCGGAAGTCGGATTGCCCGACGGCTTTCGCACCACCTTGTGGGTCATGTCCTCGGCAAGGCCGTATCTGCCCCAGCCGGTGGAGGCTGCGCGACTGATCCGAGCCGGGCTGGCGGAAGTCGGCATCGAGGCGGAAATCAAAATCCTGGACTGGAGCAGCTACCTTGAGAGCATCGTTACCGGGCAACACGACATCTGCCTGTTGGGCTGGAACGCACAGACCGCGGATCCCTACCATCTGCTGGAGACCAATCTGGGGCCGCTCAACACCCAGCCGGGACGGGCGACGAACATCACTTTCTGGCGTAGCGATCGAATGGGCGCCTTGCTGGACAAATTCAGGCACGACATGGAACTCCCCGAACAGGAAGCCCTCCTGCACGCGATTCAGGAATTCGTGATGGAGCAAGCTCCCTTGGTGCCGCTCGCCCATGCCCAAACCATATTGGCGGTTCGGGATGATGTCAGCGGACTCGTGCTGCAACCCAACAACCTGTTGCGTTTGCACCGGGCCGATCTGGATTGA
- a CDS encoding ABC transporter substrate-binding protein, with amino-acid sequence MRHFTVLMLCAFWLHLTDFQAPAHAEDYPKSGGTIILGRAADSTYLDPAKFLDNESAMVIENIFDGLVRYADHSTLIEPALAVSWERSQNELEWLFHLRSGVVFHDGSPFNAEAVAFSFLRKIDPAHPHFREEFRDMDTAWHIVQGVDKVDEHTVRITLSRPFAPFLDLLARHSSYIVSPAAVNKWGDEFHRQPVGTGPFIFQEWNAGTRIILRRNDMYWQGAPYLERVVFKVMPNNKDRLLALKTGTIQCMDGINPDDVGEINRRNDLRLDQVTGLNVGYLAMNTASPPWDRLEVRQALNHAVNKQALVKLLFRDMAEAAKNPIPPTMWGYNEEIRQYDYDPDKARRMLAEIGLEEGLSTTLWTMPVARPYLPDPKSAALAIQANLAAVGIKAEIVTYDWPEYLAKLYNGEHDLALLGWIGTGDPDNFFFNLFDARNALPPRASNIAFFRNDRAQALIALARETMDQTQRAEYYRQLQEVIHDNAPWVPLAYAHQVLARHEDARDIIYHPTGIHRYYRAWLKK; translated from the coding sequence ATGCGACATTTCACAGTTCTGATGCTCTGTGCTTTCTGGCTCCATCTAACCGACTTCCAGGCGCCGGCGCATGCCGAGGATTATCCCAAGAGCGGCGGCACGATCATCCTTGGACGGGCCGCGGATTCCACCTATCTCGACCCGGCAAAGTTCCTGGATAACGAGTCGGCAATGGTCATTGAAAACATTTTTGACGGTCTGGTCCGCTATGCCGACCATTCCACCCTGATCGAACCGGCCTTGGCCGTAAGCTGGGAGCGTTCGCAAAACGAACTGGAATGGCTGTTTCATCTGCGCTCCGGTGTCGTCTTTCACGACGGCTCACCCTTCAATGCCGAAGCCGTGGCCTTCTCGTTCCTGCGGAAAATCGATCCCGCCCACCCTCATTTTCGCGAAGAATTTCGCGACATGGACACGGCCTGGCACATCGTTCAGGGAGTGGACAAAGTAGACGAGCACACGGTCAGGATCACCCTGTCCCGGCCCTTTGCCCCCTTCCTGGACCTTTTGGCCAGACACTCCTCTTATATCGTCAGTCCGGCGGCGGTGAATAAATGGGGCGATGAATTCCACCGTCAACCCGTGGGTACCGGTCCGTTCATCTTTCAGGAATGGAACGCCGGAACACGAATCATCCTGCGGCGCAACGACATGTATTGGCAAGGTGCGCCGTACCTGGAACGAGTCGTGTTCAAGGTCATGCCCAACAACAAGGACCGGCTGCTGGCCCTGAAAACCGGAACGATCCAGTGCATGGACGGCATCAATCCGGATGACGTCGGTGAAATCAACAGAAGAAACGATCTGCGTCTCGACCAGGTTACCGGCCTGAACGTCGGGTACCTGGCCATGAACACGGCTTCCCCGCCCTGGGACCGGCTCGAAGTAAGACAGGCCCTGAATCACGCCGTCAATAAACAAGCCCTGGTCAAGCTCTTGTTCCGGGACATGGCCGAAGCGGCCAAGAATCCCATCCCGCCGACGATGTGGGGCTACAATGAAGAAATCCGGCAATATGACTACGACCCGGACAAGGCTCGTCGAATGCTGGCAGAGATTGGACTGGAGGAGGGATTGAGCACCACGCTGTGGACCATGCCCGTGGCCAGACCATATCTTCCCGACCCGAAAAGCGCGGCGTTGGCCATTCAGGCCAATCTGGCGGCCGTAGGCATCAAGGCTGAAATCGTGACCTACGACTGGCCCGAATATCTGGCCAAACTCTACAACGGAGAGCACGACCTGGCTCTCCTGGGATGGATCGGCACCGGCGACCCGGACAATTTTTTCTTCAACCTTTTCGACGCCCGAAACGCCCTGCCGCCCAGAGCCTCAAACATCGCCTTCTTCAGGAACGACAGAGCCCAGGCCCTGATCGCCCTGGCTCGGGAGACCATGGACCAGACTCAACGCGCCGAATACTACAGGCAACTCCAGGAAGTCATTCACGACAACGCGCCCTGGGTGCCTCTGGCCTATGCCCACCAGGTTCTGGCCAGGCACGAGGACGCCCGCGACATCATCTATCATCCCACCGGAATTCATCGCTATTATCGCGCGTGGCTGAAAAAATGA